DNA sequence from the Bradyrhizobium sp. CIAT3101 genome:
GTTGCCATCATCCTCGGCCGCTACGAGCTGGGACGGCTGTTCTTCGGCCGCAGCGAGGCCAGCGCACCGACCGTCGAGCTCACCGCAACGCTTCTGCTGGTCGGCGCGACCTTCTTCATCGCCGATGCGCTGCAGACCATCATGGGCGGCGCGCTGCGCGGTATCAATGACACACAGATGACATTGGTGTTCGCCGCGATCGGCTATTGGTGCGTCGGTTTCCCGATTGCCTGGGCGCTGGCGTTCCACGCCGGTCTCGGCGCGGTCGGCGTCTGGGTCGGACTGTCGATCGGATCGTTCGTCTATGCCGGACTCTTGATCTTGCGATTCCGGATGCTGACGCGCAAACTGGCGGGATGACAAGCCCAGTCCGCGAAGTGACCCCCAATGTCGATGCCGGCACGGTGCTGTCAGGCGCGCAGTTCATCGACGCGTTTCGTGTCGACATCGGCCCAGCGGCGGTGAACGCCCGCGAGGCCTGCACGAGGATGGTGCTGAACGGGCCACGCTGGGTCGAGGCGCTGACACGCCTGCGCAATATTCTCGTGACGCCATTCGGCCTGAAGCAATCGGGCGAAGGCGCGCCTGCGCCCGGCGGCCTGATCGGCCTGTTTCCGGTGTTGAGCGAAACGCCGGAGCGGCTGATCGCCGGCTTCAATGATTCTCACCTCGATTTTCGCATCGTCGTCGACGTAGCCGGAGATGCGGCGAGCCGCCAGGTCACCTTGACCACCCTGGTGAAAACAAACAATTTCCTCGGGCGGACCTACCTCACGCTGATCACGCCGTTCCACAAGCTCGTAGCCCGCGGCATGATGGGGAGGATCGCGGAGCCGGTGCGATGACGCTGTCCGTCGACCTGTTCTTCTCGTTTCGCAGCCCCTTCAGCTATCTGGCGCTGCCGAAGACGCTGAAGCTGGTCGCGGACTATGATCTCGCCGTGAACCTGCGGCCGGTCTACCCGCTCGCGGTGCGCGTGCCGGGTTTCTTCAAGAAAGCGAGCCCGAATTTCATTCGCTATGTGGTGCTCGACAGCACGCGCGTGGCGCAACACGAAGGCATTCCGTTCCGCTTTCCGCGACCGGATCCGATCGTGCAGGACAAGACGACGTTCGATGTCGCGACGGAGCAGCCCTATATCCATCGCCTGACACGGCTCGGCGCCATGGCACAGCTCGAAGGCCGCTCGCTCGCATTCACGGATGCGATCGCGCGCGTGCTCTGGGACGGTTCGGTCGCCGGCTGGAACGAGGGCGATCATCTCGCGCGCGCCGCCGCGACGGCCGGCTTCGATCTCGTGGCGATGGACGCTGCGATCAGCGCCGATCCGGATCGCTATGAGCAGGTGATCGCCGAGAACGAGAAGGACCACGCCGCCTCCGGCCATTGGGGCGTACCGACCTTCACATTCGAGAACGAGCCGTTCTTCGGCCAGGACCGCATCGATCTGCTGGTCTGGCGCCTGCAAAGCAAGGGCCTGACGAAACGATAGCTCACTCCGCGAGCTTCACCGGCCCATCGGCCGCGGCCTCCGACCATTCGCCGACGACGCGATCGAGATCGCAGAGATTCTGGTGCATCTGCTCCAGCGAGAAGCCGAGCGCGAAGAAGCGCTCAGCGGTATCGCCGGGATGGCCGCGGATCACGCCATCCTGGCGCACAGCCGCGACCGCCTCGGCATAATGCTGAAGCGCGACGTGCACCGGGTGGATCGGCGGCGCGCCGGCGCCCGCGCGGATGGCTTCGGCCGCGGATTTCAGGAAGCGCACGATTGCCGCGCTGACCTCCGCGAGGGGACCGGCGAGCCTGACCTGCACCTCGACCGGCAGCGGCACCACCGTGGCGCGACCGATCATCACGACGTCATGGCGCAACCGCAGGATCGTGCGCAGCAGCGGGCCGGTGTCGGGACCACTCGACAGCCGCGCCGAACGTTCACGCTCCGCCTCGGCACCGATGGTATTCATGCCCACCATGGCGGTGCCGATCCCATCCTGGATCCGATGCAGCGCATCGTTGTCGCGGCCACGGGTGAGACCCGCGAGCAATTCCGTGAACGCCTCCGCGATCAGCTCGAGCAGTTTCGCCGCGCTGGCGCGGATCTGGCGCACCGCACGCGACGGCAGCACCAGGAACGAGACCAGGAGCCCGGTGATGGCGCCGACCGAAACCTCGCTGACGCGGTCAATCGCCGACGCCATCGGATCGGCGTGATGCATGCTCGGAAGCACCAGCACGATCACGGCCGTCACCGTTGCAGAGCTCAGGTTCGGATAGATCGACGAGAGAAAGGCAAGCGGCGCGACGGCCAGCACCAGCAAACCCAGAAGACCGAGTTCGCTGGAATAAGGGATCAGGATTGCGATCGCGCCACCATAGACCGCGCCGCCGATCGTGCCGAGCATGTAGTCGCGCGTCGCCTTCAGCGAGCGCCCGACGCTCATCTGGGTCACGATGATGGAGGTGAGGACGGCCCAGAGCGGCAACAGCAGATGCAGGGCGGTGGCAAGCGCATAGGCCCCGGTGGCCGCGACCGTGACCCGGACCGCCAGGCCCAATTGCGTCTTGCGCGACCAGATCCAGTCGAACAGCTCCCTTGCGCCTGCCATCGTCGAATATCCCGATCCTCACAACCAGCCAAAAGCATAGCTGATGCCCGCGGCCCCAAGGCCGCTTGAAAGGCCAAATCACCCCGCCTAACTTGCCGGCCAAAACGAGGAAACACGATGGCTCACGAAACCGCAACGCTGGCTGCCTATGTCGCCAACCTGAAATTCGCAGATATTCCGGCGGAAGTGCTGGATCGCGCCAAGGTGCTGACGCTGGATTTCCTCGGCAGCGCCATCCGGGCGCGGAGCGAGGCGGAATCGACCCCGTCGCTGCTGAAGATGCTCGAAGCGCTCGCGCTCGACACCAAGGGCGACTCCACCGTGTTCGGCGATGCCAAGACCTGGACACCGGCGGTCGCCGCCCTGCTCAACGGGGCGCTCGGCCATTCCCTCGATTTCGACGACACGCACGCGGATTCCTCGCTGCATCCGAGCGCGCCGGTGGTTCCGGCCGCGTTTGCCGTCGGCGAGATGGTCGGCGCCTCTGGGCGCGACGTGCTGACCGCGATCGTGGCCGGCTATGAGGTGTGCTGCCGGCTCGGCAACGCGCTCGACCCGACCTCGCACTATGCGCGCGGCTTCCATCCGACCGCGACCGCCGGCACCTATGGCGCGGCCGCGGCGGCGGCAAAGCTGTTCGGCCTCTCCGAGGCGCAGATCATCGCCGCCTTCGGCGTCGCCGGCAGCCAGGCCGCAGGCTCGCTGCAATTCCTGATGAACGGCGCCTGGAACAAGCGCTACCAGGTCGGCGCCGCCGCGATGAACGGCGTGATCGCTGCGACGCTGGCGCGCAACGATTTCGTCGGCGCGACGGAATCGGTCGAAGGCAAGCACGGCCTGCTCGCCGGCTACACCGACGACGCGCATCCCGACAAGGCGGTCGCCGGGCTCGGCAAGACCTATGAGACCATGAAGATCGGCGTCAAACCCTATCCGAGCTGCCGTTACACCCATGCCGCGATCGACGCGCTGATCGCGATGCGGCGCGAGCACAATCTGACGCCCGACCAGGTCAAGCGCGTCGAGATCGGCCTGCATCGCAACGGCATCACGCTGACGGGCGATGCCGCCACCAAGCGGCATCCGACCTCGATCGTCGGCGGCCAGTTCTCGATGTTCTTCACCGGCGCGCTCGCGCTCGACCAGGGCTCGTTCGGCTGGGATGACTATAACCGTCTCGGCGACGCCGCCATCGACGCTCTCGCCGACAAGTTCGACGTGGTGCAGGACGACCGGCTCGAGGTCGGCCGCACCCATCCGTTCGGCGCACGCGTGAGCATCACCACCGATGACGGCGTGCACGAGCGGCTCTATGCCGATCCCTCGGGCGAGCCGACCTCGTTCCCGGATGCGCAGGCGATGCAGCAAAAATTCCTGACGCTGGCGCGGCCCGTGCTGAACGCCCGTGCCGACAAATTCGCCGACGCGATCATGACGCTGGAGCGGTTCGATCGCGTGGCCAAGGCGACGGAGCTGGGGCGGCAGTAGCCGCCTAATTCGCGCCCGCCAGTTTCCCATTCTCGCGCGTTGTCGCCACGACATCGCGCACCAGGTCGAACACGCCATCCACTTCCGGCGGCCAATTCAGTGTGCGGCCGAGGCGCACGATCACGAGCTTCTCCGACGGGATCACGATCGTGTATTGCCCGATCGTGCCCTTGGCGAAGAAGGCATCGCGCGGCCAGCCATGGTCGACGCGAAATTTCGCGCCGAAACTGTTGCCCTGGTTGGTCCAGAAGCCTGCACCAATGCCGACCCACGCGTGGGGCGTGGCCGTCGCGGAATAGTTCACCCAGCCCTCGGGCAGGATGCGCTTGCCGCCGACGACGCCGTCGTTGAGATAGAGCTGGCCGAAGCGCGCCCAGTCGCGTGCGGACGCCATCATTTCGCCGGCGCCCTCGATGGTGCCGGCGCCATCGAGCTGAAGCGTGACGTCGTGCATGCCGAGCGGCGCGAACAATTCGCGGCGCGCGAAGCGGAGCGCATCGGCGGGCCTGCCGCCGGTGGCGTCACGCAGCAGTTGCGCGAGGATGAGGAAGTTGCCGTCGTGATAATTCCACACCGTGCCCGGCGCGGTTGCAAGCGGCGCGCGCTCGGCGAAGCCAGCCATATCGTCCTCGGCATATTTCATGGTGTTGACCGGCTCGAGCACGGAGCCAAGCTTGGCTTCCAACGAGCTGCCGAGCGCGAGGCCTGCGGTATGACGCAGCAACTGATCGACCGTGATGGCATGGCGCGGATCTTCCGGATTTTGCCAGGCGGCAATTGGCGCGGGCCCGTCCAGTCTCAACTTGCCCTGGCGCACGAGAATGCCCGTCAGCGCTGACATCACCGACTTCGTCATGGAGAAGCCGAGCAGCCGCGTCTCCGGTCCGATACCGTCGGCATAACGCTCGGCGATGATGCGGCCGGCCTTCATGACGACGATCGCGCGGGTGCGGCGGTAAGGCGGCTGCGCGGGCTCAGCGAAGGCACGGTCGAGCGCGGCGGACAGCCCCTCGCTTTGCGGAGCCACGAGTCCCGGGCCGGCGATCTCGGGCAACAATGCCGGCTGCTTGTCATCCGGCGGCAACGCGACGTCGGCGATCCCCCGGCCGTGCTCGAGCGAGCAACCGAGACCTTCGCGATAGACGGCATGACTGCGGCCGATCCCGAACAGGGACACCGTGACATCCTTGCGCGTGCGATCGATCTGCAGATTCATTGCCCAGCTCAAGAGACCTGTGCCCGGCATCGCGTCGATGGTCTCGTTGAGATCGCGCATGGGATCGAGGCCGGAGACGAAGGTCTCCGAGCAGAGCGTGTGGGCGATGAAGCCGGTGGCAACCTTGGGCACGTCACGCGCCCGCGCCGCGCCGAGCGCGAGGCCGGCACAGGCGATGGCGGTGGTGAGGAGGACGATCTTACGGCGACGGCTCACGGGCTTTCTCCGGCTACGGGGCATGTGCGGGAGAGCAAAGCCGGATGCGGGCGAGACGCGCTCGCCGGATTTGGAAATCGACCTCGTCGAAACTGATCGGGACTAGTCGATTTCGAAATTCATACGTGATTTCAGGCGCTTAAAAATCTAAGCCGCATCGGCCTTGAGCCGCCGGTATTCCGTCGGGGTCACACCCGTGACCGCCTTGAAGGCGCGGTTGAACGGGCCGAGCGACTGGAAGCCGGCGTCCATCGCGATGGTGATGACGGGAACCTCGGCCTGGGTGGGGTCGGCGAGCGCGGCCTTGGCCTCCTCGATCCGGTGGTTGTTCAGGAACACATTGAAGTTGCGGTAGCCGAGCCGCTGGTTGATCAGCCGACGCAACCGGTATTCCGGAATCTTCAACCGGCCCGCCAGCACGCCGATGGTGATGTTCTCCTGGCGGTAGATGCGCTCGTCCGCCATCAGACGCATCAGCGCATCGATCAGCTTTTGGTCGGCGGCAGCATCGGCCGCAGGCTGGCTGAAAACAGTCGGCGGTGCGGGCGCCACTGCTGCCGGAAACAGATCCGCGCCGTCAACGCGCATCATGGCATAGACGATCGCCGCGACGGTGCCGGTGAGCACACCGGCATTGATGGTTTCGGCGACAGCACCGACGTGGTGGCCGGCGACGGCGATCTGGAGCACCGCGTTCAGCCCGCCATAGAGCGCGATGGCGCAGACGATGAAGACACGAACGCGGCGGCGGCGCTCGACCAGGTCAGTTGGCCAGGAGGCGATCATCTGCCCGACCGCAAGGGCGATGAAACCAAGCACGATCAGATTGACCACAGTCACCGAGAACCGCACATGGCCGCTGGGTGCAATCCAGACGCAGCCTGCGAAGCTGAAGGCCGCCACAAGCGCCCAGATCAAGCCGTGCCACCAGCGGAGGCGAAACTCGTCGTCGAACAGGGCGCGCGTGAACAGCCAGAACACCACGATGGTCCCGGTCGACAACGCGATCAGCGGTGCATGCCAGAGCGGGATCCGCGACGTGACATCCAACGAATAGCTCACGGAATGCGCAACCGTGCTGAGCACGAAGACCGCACCGAGGCGGGCAGCCAGCACATTGCGAAAATCAGAGAGTAGCGACGCCGCCAGCACCAGCAGCAGCGCGACGCTGGCGGCGCGAAAGGCAAGGTCGAGATTGGTCAGCAGCATCCCATCGATCCGGTCGTCGGCGCCGCGAACTTAAGTCAGATCGGCGATCGATTCAATTTCGCCGCCACGCGGCGCGCGTCGTGATCCAGGCGTCGGCGGGCTTGCCGAACAGATCGATCACGCGATCCTTCCGCGCACCCAGCCTGCGCGCCACCGCCTGCGACGGCGCATTCACGCTTTCGATACAGTGCATGATCTCGCCGACCTCAAAACTGTCGAACGCCCAGTCGATCGACGCGCGGGCCGCCTCCACCGCGTAGCCCTTGCCGCGAAATTCCTTGGCAATGCCCCAGCCGACCTCGAAACCGGGCCAGCCCGGCGGACACCACGGGCCGACGCGGCCGACATAGTTGCCGCTCGACTTCTCCTCGACCACGAACATGCCGAAGCCGTAGAGCGCCCAGTGTCCGGAGATCACGGCTGCATTGCGCCAGCCGGCGATCGC
Encoded proteins:
- a CDS encoding DUF2867 domain-containing protein, whose translation is MTSPVREVTPNVDAGTVLSGAQFIDAFRVDIGPAAVNAREACTRMVLNGPRWVEALTRLRNILVTPFGLKQSGEGAPAPGGLIGLFPVLSETPERLIAGFNDSHLDFRIVVDVAGDAASRQVTLTTLVKTNNFLGRTYLTLITPFHKLVARGMMGRIAEPVR
- a CDS encoding 2-hydroxychromene-2-carboxylate isomerase, which encodes MTLSVDLFFSFRSPFSYLALPKTLKLVADYDLAVNLRPVYPLAVRVPGFFKKASPNFIRYVVLDSTRVAQHEGIPFRFPRPDPIVQDKTTFDVATEQPYIHRLTRLGAMAQLEGRSLAFTDAIARVLWDGSVAGWNEGDHLARAAATAGFDLVAMDAAISADPDRYEQVIAENEKDHAASGHWGVPTFTFENEPFFGQDRIDLLVWRLQSKGLTKR
- a CDS encoding FUSC family protein produces the protein MAGARELFDWIWSRKTQLGLAVRVTVAATGAYALATALHLLLPLWAVLTSIIVTQMSVGRSLKATRDYMLGTIGGAVYGGAIAILIPYSSELGLLGLLVLAVAPLAFLSSIYPNLSSATVTAVIVLVLPSMHHADPMASAIDRVSEVSVGAITGLLVSFLVLPSRAVRQIRASAAKLLELIAEAFTELLAGLTRGRDNDALHRIQDGIGTAMVGMNTIGAEAERERSARLSSGPDTGPLLRTILRLRHDVVMIGRATVVPLPVEVQVRLAGPLAEVSAAIVRFLKSAAEAIRAGAGAPPIHPVHVALQHYAEAVAAVRQDGVIRGHPGDTAERFFALGFSLEQMHQNLCDLDRVVGEWSEAAADGPVKLAE
- a CDS encoding MmgE/PrpD family protein, which produces MAHETATLAAYVANLKFADIPAEVLDRAKVLTLDFLGSAIRARSEAESTPSLLKMLEALALDTKGDSTVFGDAKTWTPAVAALLNGALGHSLDFDDTHADSSLHPSAPVVPAAFAVGEMVGASGRDVLTAIVAGYEVCCRLGNALDPTSHYARGFHPTATAGTYGAAAAAAKLFGLSEAQIIAAFGVAGSQAAGSLQFLMNGAWNKRYQVGAAAMNGVIAATLARNDFVGATESVEGKHGLLAGYTDDAHPDKAVAGLGKTYETMKIGVKPYPSCRYTHAAIDALIAMRREHNLTPDQVKRVEIGLHRNGITLTGDAATKRHPTSIVGGQFSMFFTGALALDQGSFGWDDYNRLGDAAIDALADKFDVVQDDRLEVGRTHPFGARVSITTDDGVHERLYADPSGEPTSFPDAQAMQQKFLTLARPVLNARADKFADAIMTLERFDRVAKATELGRQ
- a CDS encoding serine hydrolase — translated: MSRRRKIVLLTTAIACAGLALGAARARDVPKVATGFIAHTLCSETFVSGLDPMRDLNETIDAMPGTGLLSWAMNLQIDRTRKDVTVSLFGIGRSHAVYREGLGCSLEHGRGIADVALPPDDKQPALLPEIAGPGLVAPQSEGLSAALDRAFAEPAQPPYRRTRAIVVMKAGRIIAERYADGIGPETRLLGFSMTKSVMSALTGILVRQGKLRLDGPAPIAAWQNPEDPRHAITVDQLLRHTAGLALGSSLEAKLGSVLEPVNTMKYAEDDMAGFAERAPLATAPGTVWNYHDGNFLILAQLLRDATGGRPADALRFARRELFAPLGMHDVTLQLDGAGTIEGAGEMMASARDWARFGQLYLNDGVVGGKRILPEGWVNYSATATPHAWVGIGAGFWTNQGNSFGAKFRVDHGWPRDAFFAKGTIGQYTIVIPSEKLVIVRLGRTLNWPPEVDGVFDLVRDVVATTRENGKLAGAN
- a CDS encoding helix-turn-helix domain-containing protein, encoding MLLTNLDLAFRAASVALLLVLAASLLSDFRNVLAARLGAVFVLSTVAHSVSYSLDVTSRIPLWHAPLIALSTGTIVVFWLFTRALFDDEFRLRWWHGLIWALVAAFSFAGCVWIAPSGHVRFSVTVVNLIVLGFIALAVGQMIASWPTDLVERRRRVRVFIVCAIALYGGLNAVLQIAVAGHHVGAVAETINAGVLTGTVAAIVYAMMRVDGADLFPAAVAPAPPTVFSQPAADAAADQKLIDALMRLMADERIYRQENITIGVLAGRLKIPEYRLRRLINQRLGYRNFNVFLNNHRIEEAKAALADPTQAEVPVITIAMDAGFQSLGPFNRAFKAVTGVTPTEYRRLKADAA
- a CDS encoding GNAT family N-acetyltransferase, which gives rise to MIPPLKPGARLLEVTGPEIETERLILRPWRASDIAPNAAMLSDPGTARFIAADGNPVTTAIAGWRNAAVISGHWALYGFGMFVVEEKSSGNYVGRVGPWCPPGWPGFEVGWGIAKEFRGKGYAVEAARASIDWAFDSFEVGEIMHCIESVNAPSQAVARRLGARKDRVIDLFGKPADAWITTRAAWRRN